In Candidatus Electrothrix scaldis, the genomic window TCAGGGCGGAAATAATGCCGGGCATACCTTAGTTGTTGGCGGAAAGAAATACGTCTTCCATATTATCCCGTCCGGTATCCTGTACGAAGACAAGATGTGCATGATTGGCAACGGGGTGATTATTGATCCCGGTGTTCTCCTCTCCGAGATGGACGAGTTGAGCAGCCAGGGCCTGCCTGTCACCCCGGAACGCCTGATGATCAGCGAAAATGCCCATCTTATCATGCCCTACCATCAGATGCTTGATCAGGCCCGCGAGGCAGCTTTATCCAAAGGTAAAAAGATAGGAACCACCGGGCGTGGTATCGGCCCATGCTATATGGACAAGGTTGGTCGCGTAGGCATCAAGGCTGGTGACCTGCTTGATGGACAGCAGTTTTTGGAGAAACTGCGGAGCAATGTGGAAGAAAAGAATTTTTTCCTGACCAAACAATATGATGCCGAGCCTGCCACTCTTGATGCAATCCAGAAACAGTTTGAATCCTTTGCAGAAAAGCTGGCGCCGTTTATCGGCAATGTCTCAATGTCTTTGGATAAGGCAAGAAAAGGCGGAAAAAATATTCTCTTCGAAGGTGCGCAGGGAACCCAGCTTGATATAGATCACGGTACCTATCCCTTTGTAACCTCTTCAAATACTGTTGCAGGTAATGCCTGTATCGGTTCTGGATTTGGTCCTGCTCATATTGATGAGGTGATCGGGATCCTTAAGGCCTACACCA contains:
- a CDS encoding adenylosuccinate synthase, whose amino-acid sequence is MLLKNDKELTVASVVVVGTQWGDEGKGKIVDLLTNHADYIVRFQGGNNAGHTLVVGGKKYVFHIIPSGILYEDKMCMIGNGVIIDPGVLLSEMDELSSQGLPVTPERLMISENAHLIMPYHQMLDQAREAALSKGKKIGTTGRGIGPCYMDKVGRVGIKAGDLLDGQQFLEKLRSNVEEKNFFLTKQYDAEPATLDAIQKQFESFAEKLAPFIGNVSMSLDKARKGGKNILFEGAQGTQLDIDHGTYPFVTSSNTVAGNACIGSGFGPAHIDEVIGILKAYTTRVGEGPFPSELPEGDVVGDGLQNKGGEFGATTGRRRRCGWLDMVVANDAVRLNGLTGLAITKLDVLSGQPTLKIGTHYDVEGQRYDCMPANIRKTVLAQPVYDEMPGWNEDISAVRAYEDLPQQARDYVKRIEDMSGVAPVIVSVGPDREETLLLRNPFEK